The Ziziphus jujuba cultivar Dongzao chromosome 5, ASM3175591v1 genome segment AAACTcattttatctaaattaaagatttggccaaataaaaaaaaaattaattgtctGCCAGGTATTAAATAACGTAATTCTAGCTTTCGCACTAATTTTGTTTCTGTATGGTAACCATATTATGTACGCTCAGTTGCTAACTATTTAAGAGTTTGATACTATCAACATGAGAAAAACTTATGGCATTTTTTTCTCATTGACAAAAATCTATATCTTTAAAGAGTTTGATGctgatttgatatttttgagTTGACCTTGATCAAAAccgacaattttttttttcaaaaaattactaCGACTTATTACAAAATTACCTTATTTGTAAAAACTGATAATCTATATTATGTAACCCTCAATTGCATACCAttaacaagagaaaaaaaatgctatatatatatatatatatatatatatatatatatgtatattggagAGTTTGATACCATTAACACGAGGAAAACTTATTGCATTTTGTTCTTATGACaataatctatattttttttagagttTGATACTGTTTTCATATCTTTGATTTGATCTtgattttaaatgataatttttttcaaaaaattaccGCGAAAATTACCTTATTTGaaagttttttaaaactaatgttaaaagaaaagaatCTTGACCATATTTAATGAATTAATCGTTACATATCATGTTATTAAATCCCCAAAATTTTCAACttagggaaaaaaatttaaaaaaatcctcGTCCTTCAAGGAAAGaatagtaaaatatattatagtttCCAATTAATTCTTTACCCCATTTTGCGCAATCAATTTTGCAAAAACTCTCCTATATGAACCCTAGCAGGAAGAACCAATTGTCTTCACACAAATTCCAATGGAGTTCCCAACCCAATTCATCTCATTCTTCACCATTTCCTTGCTCATATTTCTCTCAACTAGTCCTTCACCAACAAATGCAACATCAAAACTAGTTGATAGTGTCTGCCGAAAAACAGATTACTCTTCAAAATGCCAACAACTTATTGGATCAGATCCAAGAACAAAAGACTTAGTGGATCCAAAAAAGCTTGCCAAAGTAGTCCTTGAGATGGGCATATCAGATGCAGAAAAAAGCTACAAGTTCATAAACCGAATGCTCAAGAACAATCCAACTGAACCCATTAAAAAGTGTCTTTCTTCATATCAAGATGTGGTTGCTACATTCAAATCTGCACTTGGAGAAATTGATGAAGACCCTGAAACAGCAAATTATGATGTCAAAATAGCTGTTGATTATGCAGATGATTGTGAAAATGAGTTGGCTAAAGGCCCTCCAAATCCAGAAATATCTGCTAGAAATGTTCAAGTTAGGCTATATAGTAGTATTGGATTTGTTGTAACCGCTATGCTTCCTCTCCCACCACCAAATAATTAGCTTACTTTTATTAATAATGCAATCTGCAAAACTTTTTattgcaagttttttttttttttatttatttttttttttttggttcagcCAAAATAATGGTATTGGATATTTAatccaaaaccaaaaatcaaTTGTACTCAGtcagaagaaaaatatataacagaacctagttttcttatatatacatacatatatatatatatatatatatatatgtatgtgtgtgtgtgtgtgtgtgtgtgtgtgctaatgtattaattttgtttctatttgGTAATCAGATTATCTCATTTGCACGCACTATACAAGAtaatagttcttttttttttattttttttttccaaagaaaaaatgaaaagcaattttgggatagtctattttgttctttgtttttatttatttatattttattttggagaaAGCAAAGGATACTAATGAAGTATatttctataattattattattattttgatgagACTTTTAGATTTTagactacctttttttttttttttttctttggcaagTGTAGACACTATGAATTGGATAAACTATATATAGGAATGTGTCCTCCCTATTCTAAGAATTAGATAATTTATTCCCCAAAAAATAAGGATTAGATACTATGTTTtaagaaaatagtaaacaatTAATTGGTTaacttatttttataaataataataatcttgcGAAATTCACCTTCATTTTTTCCCAGGCCAATTTGCATATCACATACtctaataatatttatagacaGTGTTTGCAAATAAAACAGATATAGATCACCCTATTTGACAGTGTTTCAAATTCTTCataaagatttatatatatatgctatcttttttttataCGAGTGCAAACTTTGTGTGTTATCCATAATCCCTCAATAAAATGTTGGATAAAAATGGATCATAGTAAGTCTAAGCAATTAGACCTATCAAAAATATGTCAAACAATTATAGTCGCAGTCAATGttaacctatttaatttttaccaacaaaaaaaaaaaaaaatgttaaccaatttaattagtattttaaaAACATTCATGAGTTCTGGATTTACGGAACTATATGGATTGGATATGGTACATATTTGGACCGGCCCACAGTTTTTGTTTGAAATCCAAATATGTGATCTGGAAAAGGTTGGACCCTTCACCTAGGCATACAATAGGAGAGATATCGATATGAGTTTTGATTTTGTGGGTATCTAACttaataatatcaaatattattgatataatacaaaattaaataaaaataaaaaaagaaatagataaaaattttaattttttatttttaaatacagtattatttaaatactatataaaaatttaattgtcttTCATTATAAAATTCACTTTCACTtgctagatttttaaaattaaaaagtaaatataaaaaaaatgcttaCTCCTTTGTCATaccatttatatgtatatatatatatatatatatagagagagagagagagagagagatgatatCTCATTTTCTTTGTAAGTTGGCTTCGAGGAAAAGTTCTTACTTGGGATCCTCAAACTGAATCGCGGTTAAGGACCTAAAAATTCTTGCAGAAAACAATAACTTTTGATGAGTAATTAGCTAGAGTAAATTAATGCAAGTACAACAAGCTTTGGGTTCTTTAACCATGAATCAATGCTGAAGAAGATTTGTACCAGCTCGCAATTATAGGGTGCTTCAAGGTACAAATTAGTGGTTGTTATTTCTTAATAGCATATGGAGAAGTAATAAACGAATTGGCTTTTATCATGAATATAAATTCCTACAAAATATCAATCAATAATTTGTGATCCTTTGGTCTAAATTTTCCTACTAAAAAAGAATGAGATAACACCATTCCTTCAGCGTTTCATATTCGTATGTATGTATTTGGTTAAACATTTAATGTAATTTTGAGTACCAACAAtttataagtaaataaataaataaataaaaatatacaagcaCATGTATAATTGATAAAATGATTGACTTTTAAGATAAACATAATGGACCTTTACGAATATATAGAGTGGTTAAACCAATTTTCTGATATAATGATTCAAATTTGAATccctatttttaatataaaataaaataaaaagtatatacaAATGtttttgagaaaaagaaaaagtatatatatgagtatatatatgAATAGCAACTTGTATCCTCCTCTGCTCCTCTACTCCTCTCTATGAGGTGGCATCTTAATGTAAAAGGTATATTAATAGATGGTGTTGCGTTCAATTTAGTATTTAacatatgatttatttaattttaaaattctatatgatttatttaattttaaaattctatatatgttAATGAATTCGTCCTATTTGTCAGTAactaaatgtaaaaaaaaaaataataatatatatatatactatttaaCCACACATATGCCTCATAAAATAGTTTTTCCCTTCATCTCCCATCCCAATctcataattattatattcacaaaaaaacataaaaaaaaaaatctcataattATTATGAAAGGCGCGCTATGATACTATTGGATTCATTAAATGTGAAATAAAACAATGTATACAAAACTTCTGATGAATTttcaagcccaaaaaaaaaaaaaaaaaaaaggcttctaATGAATTTTACAACCATAAGGTCTCAATTGATATATAGCACATCCCCAAATACATATTTTGGTTCAACTTGATATTTATCTTAAAAATCTAAAGtgggtttttcctttttctttctttctttttttttttttttttttttttttttgggaagaatgTAGACTTTTTTGAGGAATTTTTGTCACCAGTCATCTGAACTATCCTTAATTATGATGACTTAGTTTTAGAAGGAGGATGATATTATGgcacatataaaaattatagcaGTCACATATATAATGTGGATGATGTAATATACTATAGATTGCAATATTATCGtttaggtttttttattttttatttttttgtactttttgaattatattttcTAAATCAATCATAAAGAATCATATGTCACATCTGTTTTTGTCACCATCCACAATGATGAACAACAATGCCCTTATAATCCAATCTTAACCACCTAAACTCTATCGGTTTCTTAGAAGTTATGGTTCTATAAACAGAATGACAGAATTACCACTTCAATCGGCTAATGAACAAATCTAAAGCAAGTTAATCCTGACCATATAAATTTGATCAAGAGGGCACCAAATTTTCAAACCAAATACGAATATGTGGAACATTGCTTTTGGCAATCTCGATGGAGAATCTAAATCAACAAAGTTTGGTTTGGGTTATTTCAAGACGTACACAAAATTAATAAGGGACTTTGACAATCATGATCTTTgtgaaacaaataaaataaataaaaggaagcTAGAAATATTTAGTTGAGTAGGGATTAATGACAAAGAGTTTGGCTGCTTTCCAATTCGGTTACTAGACACTTATCTGCCCTACAATTCCAGGACACTAACCTGCTCTTCAACGCTATGACATATTCTTGGTCATTTTGAACCACATACAAGGCTTTGATTACtaatatttttcacaaaatgaAGACCTTTTTCAATGATGGAAATCTTTTGTCCTAACCCTGTTTGGGAAAAAGGAGTGGACTACTTTCTTTGCAAGAGCACATGAGAGACTTTCAAAATATGtacatgatatttttttaaagaaatttaacttaattttaattttttttttttaataatgggtatggagattaaaaaattaatttaatttattattatttgatagtggagtatgtgaattcgattcaaaattaaggaaacaatggatttacaaacaaaatcatATGTTAAGTTtggacaaatatatattaattgctcatatttgataaacaaatttattagaatttattttattttttatttaaattaatttcatttacctataatttgatttaaatataatttgataatatggttttaaaaatatcatttatctttctttaaattacaaatagtgtttatttttttatatttattcacactttttataataattttatcatatcctTATAAAGCTATtaactataatttttaaaattcaaaaaattaaaattaatgtaaattttaaaaaatctaaatggaatatttagattttattttggagtaaaaaacaaaatgcaatctTGATAGGATTGAGGTTTAcctaagaaaaaaaaggtaggTAAACAACCAATCACCCAAAGCCCATGATGGTGGGCTAGGCTGTGCGTGACACACATTTGAACCCACCtccttattttgtttttagcatttttttattgttattattatttcaaatatctTATTactcattaccaaaaatattacttcaaaattcaaatatcttaTTACTCTTTACCAAAAACTTTATGCACGTGTCAAAATTCCTGGTGGCCAAGCACGACACGTCATACCATCACTAAGCGTAATCCAACGTACCACCTTTTCCTTGCACTTATCAGGTACCCGTTTACATGACGTCATCAAACGTGTCTTAGTCCCACACGTGGCTTGTATGGGTCCCAGCGAGGTACGCAATTCTGAACATGTCTTTGTCACGTGTGCTAACACGTGAGTGCTGACCTCCTAAGTAAAGCATTTGGGATTTGgattttcttccttctttcccctctctctctctctctctctctctctctctctcttatattTGCCTGAAAAAAGACACTGGCGACGATAGAATAAGCTAGAAAACGACACAGCAAAAGTGAgaaacccccaaaaaaagattaaaaaacaaaaaaagaaaaaaaaaaaaaagaaaaacttaactGAGACGTAAACTTCATTCTCAAGTAACCATGTTATTGGAgtaaaacttatttttaattaataattttcttttttgatttccCTTTCATCGTTTATctgttttgaattaatttcattaatctCCAAGTATGATTTCATCCATTTAATTTCAagaatatcatttatttatttttagatttaaaaatttattattctttatcctattttttatttattttttaaaaaatttattgtaatttttaaaatatgaaaaattaaattgtattgctAACTTCGAAAGATCATCTAATATTTCCATCTATTTTTAACCTTTTCCCAAGGCGAATTTTCTAATCATTGCCAAATGATAATGCAATAGTTGTCcgttttaaaatttaacttgGAATAAAATTGATGTAGTTCTAATAAGAAAAtgttattgaattatttaattaacgTTTGAGtgtataataaaacaaaaatatggaaaagtgGGTATGGagttttgatttaattatttggattttctagcagtctttttttttttttttttcgtttgaaaacaacaataagaaaagtaaaaagTTGATCAAATTGGACATGGTCCACTAGCTTctgaataaaataatgaaatatttggaaatattttcatgttttaattgcttttatatatatatcaattgaaTAAGAGAGAGCAACGTTCAAGATTTGGTTGCAAAGTTGGTGCAATGCCTCTCTGGGTCATCTTGATATTCATGGTACTGAAGAGTTATACCAAATTGAACAGCACGAAGgcatgttaattattttttttttggcaaaccaaaaacaaaaaataataattattattccaaAGTAATAACAAATCTCTtgccttaatttaaaaaaaaaaaatcttcatcaCGTTTTTGGCATTCAAAAAGCTTGTCGTTTTcagcacaaatatatatatataaataaaaaaaagcgaCATATTTTCTAATGTCGGTCCAAAGCTATGAATTTTTGGCtttgaggaatttttttttaatgatttgcaATTTTTCTTTCGGTATAAAATTTTAgtctttgaagaagaaaatacgTTTGGTTGCTTTGAAACTCCACTCTGTGACTCCGCATTTTATGCTTAAAATGGgaggaaaatatattaaaaaaaaaaaaaaaaaaaaaaagctttacgAATGGGTTGAAATATCAAATGAAAATGCTATAAAATCATATTCTTTCAAATTTGTTGAAATTGTCATGTTTCAACATTTGGTTTTTGATTGAATGAAACAAAACTTTCttcctttgtttattttttcctcaTCAATCTCATATTCAccgatttttttaaaattttattattaaatatatttataatttttcaaattaggCTGTTCTGATAACATCTAAGTTGAATAAACTATTATTCGTTTCTATGTTACATATCTTttgtttcattaaaaaaaaaaaaatgttatgatACTTATATATTATTCTGAAAACAACAACTCAATTCCCTTGTTTTTGAAACATTCTGAAATATCCATGTGCTATACTAaacaacaaaatagtagcaattacatatttaaaattaccatgttcaaaaaaaaaaaaaacatatttaaaattactctttttatattatacatatattttctgtTAAAGCTTACCTCTTAacatatcatattaaattattagaccTTCTCtgaataccattttttttttttttaaataaacaagaatcttttgtccaaaaaaaattacaataatacctttatttatttatttatttttggttcgaACGGGGCCTTATTTACACAGAACAGAACTTTCCTGGTGGGTTTATGTCTTTTTCTTAGCACCTTGGAATTGGATGATGGTAATAACAAGGTAAAAACAAATatccaagaaataaaaaacagattaaaattcaaataatgaaaatgataatcatagaattataaaaatacaaaatttaaaatgggGTTTGGGCTGTAAAGCGAAATGCAGACGGCTTAAGCAAATCTCTTGGTTTCTACATCTTTTTCGTGCAATAAGATGACTGGAAAGAACGTAAACATcaaatctttgaaaaaaaaaaaaaaaaaaaaaaaaaactccctaCTTTGTTTTTTCCTCTTTGTTAACTTGTATATTCTCTtccttttccaattttttttttacagtaatagtaaaaataattaaaaataaaaaactacatGCAAAATACAGAGTACATTCAGACGGAAaaagccaaaaaacaaaaaaaagtattctaaatttttttaaataataaaaaataaaaaatatttgtgggatttattgtttttatttttatttttttaaagtattcaACCGGATGAGGAAGGATTATGACCTGAATGTGACCAAGACGGTGCCGGAAAAGCCGAACCACCAGATGGATTCTGAGTCCTAGTAGGTCGGAAAAACCCCAGCTGCTGCTGGTCGGAAAAAAGCAGAGGAAATGAAACAGAGGATGAAGAG includes the following:
- the LOC112491939 gene encoding uncharacterized protein LOC112491939, giving the protein MDFPTQLFTFFAISFLIFLSSPSQTNAASELVDRVCSQTLDFSARCLQLIGSDPNTKDLEDPKKLAEIVLQMSTDEAQKSHDFIDQMAKANSTEPLELCVFWYQNVVSSFKIAHDVVEKDPATANYNCKIASNYADNCENALAKGPRIPEISARNDQEEPIVFTQIPMEFPTQFISFFTISLLIFLSTSPSPTNATSKLVDSVCRKTDYSSKCQQLIGSDPRTKDLVDPKKLAKVVLEMGISDAEKSYKFINRMLKNNPTEPIKKCLSSYQDVVATFKSALGEIDEDPETANYDVKIAVDYADDCENELAKGPPNPEISARNVQVRLYSSIGFVVTAMLPLPPPNN